In the Pseudomonas sp. ADAK2 genome, one interval contains:
- the hemE gene encoding uroporphyrinogen decarboxylase — protein MTALKNDRFLRALLKQPVDVTPVWMMRQAGRYLPEYRASRAKAGDFMSLCMNPEFACEVTMQPLDRYPQLDAAILFSDILTIPDAMGQGLYFETGEGPRFKKVVSTMADIEALPIPDPHKDLGYVMDAVSTIRRELNGRVPLIGFSGSPWTLATYMVEGGSSKDFRKTKAMLYDNPQAMHLLLDKLAQSVTSYLNGQIMAGAQAVQIFDTWGGNLSAAAYQEFSLAYMRKIVSGLIREHEGRKVPVILFTKNGGLWLESIADAGADALGLDWTCDIGEARQRVGNKVALQGNMDPTVLYAKPEAIRTEVGRILASYGKGSGHVFNLGHGITPEVDPEHAGAFMRAVHELSAQYHE, from the coding sequence ATGACTGCCCTGAAGAACGACCGTTTCCTTCGCGCCCTGCTCAAGCAACCTGTAGACGTCACGCCGGTATGGATGATGCGTCAGGCCGGTCGCTACCTGCCTGAATACCGCGCCAGCCGTGCCAAGGCCGGTGACTTCATGAGCCTGTGCATGAACCCGGAGTTCGCTTGCGAAGTCACGATGCAACCGCTCGACCGCTATCCGCAACTGGACGCGGCGATCCTCTTCTCCGATATCCTCACCATCCCCGACGCCATGGGCCAAGGCCTGTACTTCGAAACCGGTGAAGGCCCGCGCTTCAAGAAAGTCGTCAGCACGATGGCCGACATCGAAGCCCTGCCGATCCCGGATCCGCACAAAGACCTCGGCTACGTCATGGACGCGGTCAGCACCATCCGCCGCGAACTGAACGGCCGCGTGCCGCTGATCGGCTTTTCCGGCAGCCCATGGACCCTGGCCACCTACATGGTCGAAGGCGGCTCGTCGAAAGACTTCCGCAAGACCAAGGCCATGCTCTACGACAACCCGCAAGCCATGCACCTGCTGCTGGATAAACTCGCGCAGTCGGTCACCAGCTACCTCAACGGCCAGATCATGGCCGGCGCCCAAGCCGTGCAGATCTTCGACACCTGGGGCGGCAACCTCTCGGCGGCGGCGTACCAGGAATTCTCCCTGGCCTACATGCGCAAAATCGTCAGCGGCCTGATCCGCGAACACGAAGGCCGCAAAGTACCGGTCATCCTCTTCACCAAGAACGGCGGGCTGTGGCTGGAAAGCATCGCCGACGCTGGCGCGGACGCCTTGGGCCTGGACTGGACCTGCGACATCGGCGAAGCCCGTCAGCGTGTTGGCAACAAAGTTGCGCTGCAAGGCAACATGGACCCGACCGTGCTCTACGCCAAGCCAGAAGCCATCCGCACCGAAGTCGGCCGCATCCTCGCCAGCTATGGCAAGGGCAGTGGCCACGTGTTCAACCTCGGCCATGGCATTACCCCGGAAGTCGATCCGGAGCATGCGGGCGCGTTCATGCGCGCGGTGCATGAGTTGTCGGCGCAGTATCACGAGTGA